The Rhizobium tumorigenes genome window below encodes:
- a CDS encoding tyrosine-type recombinase/integrase yields MVDIGRPWLRFLGWWREPSTGFEYQGQLEEYVRWMRDERGFTPSTLEQWIRVIGRFLRWCDQTNRQLGDLQAVDIDAYFVSQATGRWSRVSVATTASALRVFLRYAGKRGLCANNLAGSIDRPRLYREESLPYAPNWSDVQRMLADADTDKPRDIRDRAILLLLAVYGMRSGEIVALRLDRIDWAGGTLGLFRLKRRQPQIYPLVSSVAEALARYIDTVRPSSSHPEVFLCMQAPRRPLKAGSIYDVANRRFVALGIEAAHRGGHALRHACASRLLAEGLSIKEIGDHLGHRSAATTSIYAKVNLAALREVGAFDLGALQ; encoded by the coding sequence GTGGTCGATATCGGACGTCCTTGGCTTCGATTTCTTGGTTGGTGGCGAGAACCGAGTACCGGATTCGAGTATCAGGGGCAACTCGAAGAGTATGTGAGATGGATGCGCGATGAGCGCGGCTTCACACCATCGACGCTTGAGCAATGGATCCGTGTGATCGGCAGGTTCCTGCGCTGGTGCGATCAGACGAACCGGCAACTCGGAGATCTTCAGGCGGTCGACATCGACGCTTATTTTGTGTCCCAGGCAACGGGACGATGGTCCCGTGTGTCGGTCGCCACCACTGCTTCTGCTCTGCGGGTATTTCTGCGCTATGCCGGAAAGCGGGGATTATGCGCAAACAACCTGGCCGGATCGATCGATCGTCCCCGGCTTTACCGAGAGGAGTCGCTGCCGTACGCCCCGAACTGGTCAGACGTGCAGCGCATGTTGGCCGATGCCGACACCGACAAGCCGCGGGACATTCGCGATCGTGCAATCCTGCTGCTGCTTGCGGTCTATGGAATGCGGAGCGGCGAGATAGTTGCATTGCGCCTCGATCGGATCGACTGGGCCGGTGGGACCCTAGGGCTTTTCCGTCTGAAGCGCCGCCAGCCGCAGATCTATCCTCTCGTTTCGTCTGTTGCTGAGGCGCTTGCCCGCTACATCGACACGGTTCGGCCGTCGTCGTCGCACCCGGAAGTCTTCCTATGCATGCAAGCGCCCCGTCGGCCGTTGAAGGCGGGAAGCATCTATGATGTCGCGAACCGCAGATTTGTCGCGCTTGGAATCGAAGCGGCCCATCGCGGGGGGCACGCACTGCGGCATGCCTGCGCCTCTCGGCTTCTTGCCGAAGGTCTGTCGATAAAGGAGATCGGGGACCATCTGGGGCACCGCAGCGCGGCGACGACCAGTATCTACGCCAAGGTGAACTTGGCAGCCCTTCGCGAGGTTGGTGCATTCGACTTGGGAGCGCTGCAATGA
- a CDS encoding tyrosine-type recombinase/integrase, with product MMLSNVVDAYLAKQRSLGMRFESAEVLLRRFCRVMGNPEISEITPEAVAAFLQGSGSLSATWMLRYRVLSGLYRFAVSRDYPAFSPLPTSLPKLPPQQTPYVYSTEELRRLLDATSILKLGHSPQVPAMYRTLLLLLYGSGMRIGEALRLVLQDVDLTEQIITVRDTKFFKTRLVPIGPKLNYELSAHIERRRLLPLPRGEQSPLFTTRDGRPWHYVRVISWFQHVRRAAGISCPIGELRPPRLHDIRHTAAVHRVVAWYRSGQDVQRLLPQLATYLGHIDIRSTQRYLHMTPDLLDAASQRFAQYAMGADHEG from the coding sequence ATGATGCTGTCCAATGTTGTCGACGCGTATCTGGCCAAGCAGCGGTCATTGGGCATGCGTTTCGAGTCCGCCGAGGTGCTGTTGCGCAGATTCTGCCGCGTGATGGGCAATCCCGAGATCAGCGAGATTACCCCGGAGGCGGTAGCCGCGTTTCTCCAAGGCAGCGGATCGCTCAGCGCCACCTGGATGCTGCGTTACAGGGTGTTGAGCGGTCTTTACCGCTTCGCCGTCAGCCGCGACTATCCGGCGTTCTCGCCACTGCCGACATCATTGCCGAAGCTGCCGCCGCAACAGACGCCGTACGTCTATTCGACGGAAGAGCTGCGCCGGCTGCTGGACGCGACCTCTATCCTGAAGCTTGGGCACAGTCCTCAGGTGCCGGCAATGTATCGCACCCTTCTCCTGCTGCTTTACGGTAGCGGTATGCGCATCGGCGAGGCGCTTCGCTTGGTCTTGCAAGACGTGGACCTGACCGAGCAGATCATCACTGTCCGCGACACGAAGTTCTTCAAAACGCGTCTCGTGCCGATCGGACCAAAGCTCAACTACGAGCTGTCTGCGCATATCGAACGCCGGCGCCTTCTCCCTTTGCCGCGTGGGGAACAATCACCGTTGTTCACTACGCGCGATGGCCGGCCGTGGCACTACGTGCGGGTTATTTCCTGGTTCCAGCATGTCCGTCGAGCCGCCGGAATCAGTTGCCCTATCGGGGAGCTTCGGCCGCCACGACTGCACGATATTCGTCACACCGCCGCCGTGCACCGGGTGGTCGCCTGGTATCGCTCCGGTCAAGACGTGCAAAGGTTGCTTCCGCAACTCGCAACCTACCTTGGCCATATCGATATACGTTCGACCCAGCGCTATTTGCACATGACGCCCGATCTCCTCGATGCAGCCAGCCAGCGCTTTGCGCAATATGCAATGGGGGCCGACCATGAAGGATGA
- a CDS encoding tyrosine-type recombinase/integrase — protein MKDENLLGPWIRRFLLEHLVAERNLSRNTQASYRDTLKLLLPFASEKGSCAIERMTVEELTPAVVRKFLDHLERDRRCSEATRNQRLATIHSLARFVGMRSPVHLAWCSEIRAIPFKKTAKAAIGYLEKAEMDALLGQPDRRTPIGARDHALLLFLYNSGARADEAAKLTIGNLQLGTSPSVRLHGKGNKTRICPLWPATAISLARLIADRDRSDAVFLGRTKEPLTRFGNHRVVTQYAATASKTVPTLATKRISPHTIRHTTAVHLLRAGVDINTIRAWLGHVSLDTTHIYAEVDLEMKAKALEKVDISGLRSTPRQRSLPSLMAFLKAL, from the coding sequence ATGAAGGATGAGAACCTCCTTGGTCCGTGGATCCGTCGTTTCCTGTTGGAGCATCTGGTCGCCGAACGCAATCTTTCCCGCAACACCCAAGCCAGCTACCGCGACACACTTAAACTGCTGTTGCCGTTTGCGAGTGAGAAAGGAAGTTGCGCCATCGAACGTATGACAGTGGAGGAGTTGACGCCGGCAGTCGTCCGCAAATTCCTGGACCATCTAGAACGTGATCGCCGATGCAGCGAGGCAACCCGTAACCAACGGCTGGCGACCATTCATTCGCTGGCACGCTTCGTCGGCATGCGATCACCGGTTCATCTGGCGTGGTGTTCCGAGATAAGGGCAATACCATTCAAAAAGACAGCGAAGGCCGCAATCGGGTATCTCGAGAAGGCCGAGATGGATGCGCTTCTCGGTCAACCTGACAGGCGTACGCCTATCGGCGCGCGTGATCATGCTCTGTTGCTATTCCTGTACAACAGCGGTGCTCGCGCGGATGAGGCCGCAAAATTGACGATTGGCAATCTTCAGTTGGGCACGTCTCCGTCAGTCCGCCTTCACGGCAAAGGAAACAAGACACGAATTTGCCCATTGTGGCCAGCGACGGCGATATCGCTGGCTCGACTCATTGCCGATCGGGATAGGAGCGATGCGGTCTTTCTGGGTCGGACGAAGGAGCCTCTGACGAGGTTCGGAAATCACCGCGTCGTGACGCAATACGCTGCCACGGCGAGCAAAACCGTGCCGACATTGGCCACGAAGCGCATCAGCCCCCATACGATCCGGCACACGACAGCTGTCCATCTCCTGCGAGCAGGCGTCGATATCAACACGATCCGCGCTTGGCTGGGCCATGTGTCGTTGGATACCACGCACATCTACGCCGAGGTGGATCTCGAGATGAAGGCCAAGGCGTTGGAAAAGGTTGATATCAGCGGCTTGAGAAGCACCCCACGGCAGCGATCCCTGCCGTCATTGATGGCATTCCTGAAAGCATTGTAG